One genomic window of Cottoperca gobio chromosome 10, fCotGob3.1, whole genome shotgun sequence includes the following:
- the LOC115015060 gene encoding protocadherin gamma-A4-like — MGDKGFSALRSILCFASFIVTLQLVNGDLSYSVPEEMKRESVIGNIAKDLGLDLRTLSSRKARVDFEGTRKRYCDINLSTGDLVTSERMDRESLCGKKPSCVVKVDLVLENPLELHRVSLHIQDVNDNSPTFKDNLFEMEIRESAEKGNRFSIEEAHDADIGQNAVQRYSLQKNDNFILSVDSNKVELVLENKLDREKQKEINLLLTALDGGSPQRSGTVVIHVTVLDANDNAPVFSQAVYKASLPENSPPDTLVINVSATDADEGVNGDVTYDFGHGSDDDVNVFSIDPKTGQIRVTGVIDFEERSSFEMSLKAKDGLGLTSYAKVIIDVTDVNDNAPVIYLKSLTNPIPENVSPGTEVGIINVQDRDSESNRQVRCSIQQNVPFKLVPSIKNYYSLVTTGQLDRELVSDYNITISATDEGSPPLSSSKTVPLSVADINDNPPVFEEQSYSAYVSENNKPGSTLCSVTARDPDWRQNGTVIYSLLPGEVNGAPVSSYLSVNGDTGVIHAVRSFDYEQFRSFKVHVTARDNGSPPLSSNVTVSVFVSDVNDNSPQILYPAPEGNSFMTELVPKAAHGGSLVSKVIAVDADSGQNAWLSYHIVKSTDPGLFTIGLHSGEIRTQRDISESDSMKQNLIVSVKDNGQPSLSATCSMYLLISDNLAEVPELKDISYDEKNSKLTSYLIIALVSVSTFFLTFIIIILGVRFCRSRKPRLLFDGAVAIPSAYLPPTYADVDGTGTLRSAYNYDAYLTTGSRTSDFKFVSSYNDNTLPADQTLRKSPSDFVDPFEDLEPAVEVGTVKNILSQLIYSC, encoded by the coding sequence ATGGGAGACAAAGGATTTTCAGCGTTGCGGTCGATCCTCTGCTTTGCTTCCTTTATCGTAACGCTGCAGCTCGTTAATGGAGACCTGAGTTATTCTGTTCCAGAAGAGATGAAACGCGAGTCTGTTATTGGAAATATAGCCAAAGATCTCGGTCTTGATCTGAGGACTTTATCTTCCCGAAAGGCCCGTGTTGATTTTGAGGGGACTCGTAAACGGTACTGTGATATTAATCTGAGTACTGGAGATTTGGTCACATCGGAGAGAATGGACAGAGAAAGCCTTTGTGGCAAGAAACCCTCGTGTGTTGTGAAAGTAGATCTGGTGTTAGAAAATCCTCTGGAGCTTCATCGTGTCAGTCTTCATATTCAAGATGTAAACGACAACTCGCCAACATTCAAAGATAATTtgtttgaaatggaaataaggGAGTCAGCTGAAAAGGGTAACCGCTTCTCTATCGAGGAGGCCCATGACGCAGATATAGGTCAAAATGCTGTTCAGAGGTACAGCCTACAGAAAAACGACAACTTTATTCTCTCTGTTGACAGCAACAAGGTTGAACTTGTGCTGGAAAATAAACTTGATCGTGAAAAGCAAAAAGAGATTAATTTGCTTCTCACAGCTTTAGATGGAGGCTCTCCTCAGAGATCAGGTACTGTAGTCATACACGTCACTGTGCTGGATGCTAATGATAACGCCCCAGTGTTTAGCCAGGCCGTTTATAAAGCCAGTCTGCCTGAAAACTCTCCTCCAGACACCTTAGTGATTAATGTTAGTGCTACTGACGCAGATGAAGGGGTTAATGGAGATGTGACGTATGACTTTGGACACGGATCTGATGACgatgtaaatgtattttctattgaTCCTAAAACTGGACAAATTAGGGTTACTGGTGTGATCGACTTTGAAGAAAGGAGTTCTTTTGAAATGAGCTTGAAAGCTAAAGATGGTTTAGGACTAACTTCTTACGCCAAAGTAATAATAGATGTTACTGATGTGAATGATAATGCTCCAGTGATATATCTGAAATCACTGACTAACCCCATACCTGAGAACGTGTCACCTGGTACAGAGGTGGGCATCATTAACGTGCAGGATAGAGACTCTGAGAGTAACAGACAGGTCCGCTGCTCCATTCAGCAAAACGTCCCTTTTAAGTTGGTTCCTTctattaaaaactattattctCTGGTGACCACAGGACAACTGGACCGTGAACTAGTGTCTGACTACAACATTACAATCAGTGCCACTGACGAGGGCTCtccacctctgtcctcctctaaaACTGTTCCGTTATCTGTAGCAGACATCAACGACAACCCACCTGTGTTTGAGGAACAGTCGTACAGCGCATATGTGAGTGAAAATAACAAACCTGGCTCCACTTTATGTTCCGTTACTGCTCGAGACCCCGACTGGAGACAAAACGGTACAGTGATTTATTCTCTGTTACCCGGTGAGGTGAACGGTGCCCCGGTGTCCTCCTATCTCTCTGTTAACGGAGACACGGGGGTGATCCACGCTGTGAGGTCGTTTGATTATGAACAGTTCAGGAGTTTTAAAGTCCACGTGACGGCCAGAGACAACGGTTCTCCTCCGCTCAGCAGTAACGTGACCGTCAGTGTGTTCGTATCGGATGTGAACGACAACTCTCCTCAGATACTGTACCCCGCCCCGGAGGGCAACTCCTTCATGACCGAGCTGGTCCCCAAAGCTGCACACGGAGGCTCTCTGGTGTCCAAAGTGATAGCAGTGGACGCGGACTCCGGACAGAACGCCTGGCTGTCCTATCATATAGTCAAATCCACTGATCCGGGACTTTTCACTATTGGTCTCCACAGCGGAGAGATCAGGACACAGCGGGACATTTCTGAGTCTGACAGCATGAAACAGAACCTTATTGTGTCAGTGAAAGATAACGgacagccctctctctctgccacctgcTCCATGTATTTACTTATCTCTGATAACTTGGCTGAGGTGCCAGAACTGAAGGATATTTCTTATGATGAGAAGAACTCCAAACTGACCTCTTATCTGATCATCGCGCTGGTGTCCGTGTCCACCTTTTTTctgaccttcatcatcatcatcctgggtGTGAGGTTTTGTCGCAGTAGAAAGCCCAGACTGTTGTTTGATGGAGCAGTTGCCATCCCCAGCGCTTATCTCCCTCCTACTTACGCAGATGTTGACGGCACAGGAACTTTACGCAGCGCTTACAATTATGACGCCTACCTGACAACAGGTTCTAGAACCAGTGACTTTAAGTTCGTGTCATcttacaatgacaacacactGCCTGCTGACCAGACTCTGAGGAAAAGTCCTTCAGACTTTGTTGACCCGTTTGAAGACTTAGAGCCGGCTGTAGAGGTAGGAacagttaaaaatatattgtcACAGTTGATATATTCTTGTTAA